In a genomic window of Aeromicrobium panaciterrae:
- a CDS encoding GntR family transcriptional regulator, whose protein sequence is MSLVTIDSNAAEPPYEQVRRQIAEGAASGTLKAGHKLPPVRTLAADLGLAVNTVAKAYRALETDGVIETHGRGGTLIATRKIGDAQADDAAATYALIARRQGLSIDEATRLVEQHWS, encoded by the coding sequence ATGAGCCTCGTCACGATCGACAGCAACGCCGCTGAGCCGCCGTACGAGCAGGTACGTCGTCAGATCGCCGAGGGTGCAGCTTCAGGGACACTCAAGGCCGGTCACAAGCTGCCGCCCGTACGCACACTCGCCGCTGACCTGGGCCTCGCCGTCAACACCGTCGCGAAGGCCTATCGAGCGCTAGAAACCGACGGCGTGATCGAGACCCATGGTCGTGGCGGGACACTCATTGCGACGCGCAAGATCGGCGACGCTCAGGCAGACGACGCTGCCGCGACCTACGCGCTCATTGCACGGCGTCAAGGACTTTCGATCGACGAGGCCACGAGGCTCGTCGAGCAGCACTGGAGCTAG
- the pcrA gene encoding DNA helicase PcrA → MTSPFPVPQTAEKKSAQEAEKKRARSDILLEGLNDAQRDAVSHPGGPLLVVAGAGSGKTRVLTRRVAWLIAARGAHPGSILAITFTNKAAAEMRERVAELVGPRARMMWVSTFHSACVRILRREATKFGFTSTFTIYDSADQRRLMTQVCRDMDLDPKRVNPRAVLNWISNLKNELVDHEAAGSKAVNPTEELYAEAYTTYQARLRAANAMDFDDLIMNTVHLFQGWPDVAETYRRRFRHILVDEYQDTNHAQYQLIKELTDADSDLLVVGDSDQSIYAFRGANIRNILEFEDDFPNASTILLEQNYRSTQTILSAANAVISRNAGRKDKQLWSAEGDGEKIVGYVGDDERDEAQFIAEEIDKLSDESGIAAKDVAIFYRTNAQSRVFEEVFIRVGLPYRVVGGVRFYERKEIKDALAYVRVLINPRDAVSLRRILNEPKRGIGDRAEAAIQRLADRHEISFWEAMTRAAEADDLATRSLNAIQTFTQTMSELMAMAESGAPADAVLEAALTRSGYLNALEQSTDPQDETRVENLAELVAVAREFVVGASTLDDDADSEAVADAAADLAPGSLAAFLEQVALVADADQIPDEGDGVVTLMTLHTAKGLEFPVVFLTGLEDGVFPHMRSLADNTELEEERRLAYVGITRARTRLYVTRAQTRAAWGAPSYNPASRFLDELPEALVDWRRVASSPTQWTPNSPSVTSQSSFRSSNVAARSKRATREVVSLAPGDRVSHDSFGLGTVVAVDGQGDKAQASVDFGSQGVKRLLLRYAPVEKL, encoded by the coding sequence ATGACATCGCCATTCCCCGTGCCCCAAACCGCGGAGAAGAAGTCTGCCCAAGAGGCCGAAAAGAAGCGCGCGCGCTCCGACATCCTGCTTGAAGGACTCAACGACGCGCAGCGCGATGCTGTGTCACATCCGGGTGGTCCGCTGCTCGTTGTCGCTGGCGCTGGCTCGGGCAAGACCCGCGTTCTGACGCGCCGTGTGGCCTGGTTGATTGCGGCTCGCGGGGCGCATCCCGGGTCGATCCTGGCGATCACCTTCACCAACAAGGCCGCCGCCGAGATGCGCGAGCGAGTTGCGGAGTTGGTCGGTCCCCGCGCTCGGATGATGTGGGTTTCGACGTTCCACTCAGCTTGCGTTCGCATCTTGCGGCGTGAAGCGACGAAGTTCGGGTTCACCTCCACGTTCACGATCTACGACTCGGCCGACCAGCGGCGGCTCATGACGCAGGTGTGCCGCGACATGGATCTCGACCCCAAGCGGGTCAACCCACGAGCGGTCCTCAACTGGATCTCCAACCTCAAGAACGAGCTCGTCGATCACGAAGCCGCGGGGAGCAAGGCGGTCAACCCGACCGAGGAGCTCTACGCCGAGGCCTATACGACCTATCAGGCACGGCTCCGCGCTGCCAACGCGATGGACTTCGACGACCTGATCATGAACACGGTCCACCTGTTCCAGGGCTGGCCCGACGTAGCGGAGACCTACCGGCGCAGATTCCGGCACATCCTGGTCGACGAATACCAGGACACCAACCACGCGCAATATCAGCTGATCAAGGAGCTGACCGACGCTGACTCCGACCTACTGGTAGTTGGCGACTCCGACCAGTCGATCTATGCGTTCCGCGGCGCCAACATCCGCAACATCCTCGAGTTCGAGGACGACTTCCCGAATGCGTCGACAATCCTGCTTGAGCAGAACTACCGCTCGACCCAGACGATCCTGTCGGCCGCCAATGCCGTCATCAGTCGCAATGCCGGCCGCAAGGACAAGCAGCTCTGGTCCGCCGAGGGCGATGGCGAGAAGATCGTCGGCTACGTCGGAGACGACGAGCGTGACGAGGCGCAGTTCATCGCCGAGGAGATCGACAAGCTCAGCGATGAGAGCGGCATTGCCGCCAAGGACGTCGCGATCTTCTATCGCACCAACGCACAGAGCCGAGTATTTGAAGAAGTCTTCATCCGGGTTGGCCTGCCCTATCGCGTGGTTGGCGGAGTCCGGTTCTACGAGCGCAAGGAGATCAAGGACGCGCTCGCTTACGTACGCGTGCTCATCAACCCACGCGACGCCGTCTCGCTCCGCCGCATCCTCAACGAGCCCAAGCGTGGCATTGGCGATCGTGCCGAGGCCGCTATCCAGCGCCTGGCCGATCGTCACGAGATCAGCTTCTGGGAGGCGATGACTCGGGCCGCCGAGGCTGATGACCTCGCGACTCGGTCGCTCAACGCGATCCAGACATTCACCCAGACGATGTCGGAGCTCATGGCGATGGCCGAGAGCGGAGCACCCGCCGACGCCGTGCTCGAAGCAGCACTCACTCGCAGCGGTTATCTCAACGCCCTCGAGCAGAGCACTGACCCGCAAGATGAGACCCGGGTCGAGAACCTCGCCGAACTCGTCGCCGTAGCCCGAGAGTTCGTGGTCGGTGCCAGCACGTTGGATGACGACGCTGATTCAGAAGCGGTCGCCGATGCTGCGGCCGACCTCGCGCCGGGATCCCTGGCGGCATTCCTCGAACAAGTTGCGCTGGTGGCTGACGCTGACCAGATCCCCGACGAGGGCGACGGCGTTGTCACGCTGATGACGCTCCACACCGCCAAGGGACTCGAGTTCCCGGTGGTGTTCCTCACCGGACTCGAAGACGGAGTCTTCCCGCACATGCGGTCGCTCGCCGACAACACTGAGCTCGAGGAGGAGCGCCGGCTCGCGTACGTCGGCATCACCCGAGCCCGTACGCGCCTTTACGTCACGCGAGCGCAGACTCGCGCCGCGTGGGGCGCCCCGTCCTACAACCCGGCGTCGCGCTTCCTCGACGAGCTTCCTGAGGCACTCGTCGATTGGCGACGAGTCGCCTCGTCGCCGACTCAGTGGACGCCGAACAGTCCGTCCGTCACGTCGCAGTCGTCGTTCCGGTCGAGCAATGTTGCTGCGCGCTCCAAGCGGGCGACGCGCGAAGTCGTCTCGTTGGCGCCAGGAGATCGGGTGTCGCACGACAGCTTCGGACTCGGCACCGTGGTGGCGGTCGACGGCCAAGGCGACAAGGCGCAGGCGTCAGTCGACTTCGGATCGCAGGGAGTCAAGCGACTGCTGCTGCGATACGCGCCGGTCGAGAAGCTTTAG
- a CDS encoding M23 family metallopeptidase gives MAGAFALIMAGFGSAVVGGHVDDSTLSAGDYQTISETYTGDDINSVDVSRDFDRKLDEQGKIQADQMLIALEERDDLIKKTSAEAKKNQWVLPVTGYHLSARFGQRSGLWSRMHTGLDFAGPSGSAISSVASGTVKSTGYEGAYGNRTVITLLDGTDIWYCHQSRIAVSVGEKVGPGQVIGYTGSTGNVTGPHLHLEVHPGGGGPVDPYAVLVQHGIRP, from the coding sequence ATGGCAGGCGCATTCGCGCTCATCATGGCTGGTTTTGGTTCCGCCGTCGTTGGTGGCCACGTGGACGACTCCACATTGTCGGCCGGCGACTACCAGACGATTTCCGAGACCTACACCGGCGACGACATCAACAGCGTTGATGTCAGCCGCGATTTCGACCGCAAGCTCGATGAGCAGGGCAAGATCCAGGCAGATCAGATGTTGATCGCCCTCGAAGAGCGCGACGACCTCATCAAGAAGACCTCCGCCGAAGCCAAGAAGAACCAGTGGGTCCTTCCGGTCACCGGCTACCACCTGTCAGCTCGCTTCGGCCAGCGCAGCGGCCTCTGGTCACGTATGCACACGGGCCTCGACTTCGCCGGACCTTCGGGATCGGCCATCAGCTCGGTTGCTTCAGGCACCGTCAAGTCCACGGGCTACGAAGGCGCATACGGCAACCGCACCGTCATCACTCTCCTCGACGGCACCGACATCTGGTACTGCCACCAGAGCCGCATCGCCGTCAGCGTTGGCGAGAAGGTCGGCCCCGGCCAGGTCATCGGCTACACCGGTTCGACCGGCAATGTCACCGGCCCGCACCTGCACCTCGAAGTGCACCCGGGCGGCGGCGGACCCGTTGACCCGTACGCCGTACTCGTACAGCACGGCATTCGCCCGTAG
- the sucC gene encoding ADP-forming succinate--CoA ligase subunit beta, whose translation MDLMEYQAKELFAKHGVSTTLGIVVQTPEEAKAAAEQLGGVTVVKAQVKAGGRGKAGGVKLAKTPDEAFEHATNILALTIKDLPVNRVLVTPATPPVEEYYFSFLLDRSNRSYLCIASVEGGVEIEEVAKTNPEAVRQIPIDAGTGVDEAKARAIVEEAKFPAELADQAVAMVQALWKVFVEEDATLVEVNPLARLEGDKLEALDGKVSLDDNASEVRHPEHEDFVIHEEADPLEAKAKAKGLNYVKLDGEVGIIGNGAGLVMSTLDVVAYAGENHGGVKPANFLDIGGGASAQVMADGLDVILGDEQVKSVFVNVFGGITSCDAVANGIKGALELLGDNATKPLVVRLDGNNVDEGRAILNELNHPLVTQVETMDGAADRAAQFAHEGA comes from the coding sequence GTGGATTTGATGGAATATCAGGCGAAGGAACTCTTCGCCAAGCATGGCGTCTCGACGACGCTCGGCATCGTCGTACAGACACCAGAAGAAGCCAAGGCTGCCGCTGAGCAGCTCGGCGGCGTGACCGTCGTCAAGGCTCAGGTCAAGGCAGGCGGTCGCGGCAAGGCTGGCGGCGTCAAGCTCGCCAAGACGCCCGACGAGGCCTTCGAGCACGCGACGAACATCCTCGCGCTCACGATCAAGGATCTGCCGGTCAACCGCGTTCTGGTTACCCCGGCGACTCCGCCGGTCGAGGAGTACTACTTCTCGTTCCTGCTGGACCGCTCGAACCGCAGCTACCTCTGCATCGCCAGCGTTGAGGGTGGTGTCGAGATCGAAGAGGTCGCGAAGACCAACCCCGAGGCAGTGCGTCAGATCCCGATCGACGCCGGCACCGGTGTCGACGAGGCGAAGGCTCGCGCGATCGTCGAAGAGGCCAAGTTCCCCGCTGAGCTCGCCGATCAGGCCGTAGCGATGGTCCAGGCGCTGTGGAAGGTCTTCGTTGAAGAAGACGCCACGCTCGTCGAGGTCAACCCACTGGCTCGTCTCGAAGGCGACAAGCTCGAAGCACTCGACGGCAAGGTGTCGCTCGACGACAACGCCTCCGAAGTGCGTCACCCCGAGCACGAAGACTTCGTCATCCACGAAGAAGCTGACCCGCTCGAGGCGAAGGCCAAGGCCAAGGGCCTCAACTACGTCAAGCTCGACGGCGAAGTCGGCATCATCGGCAACGGCGCAGGGCTCGTCATGAGCACGCTCGACGTTGTCGCCTATGCCGGTGAGAACCACGGCGGCGTCAAGCCGGCCAACTTCCTCGACATCGGCGGAGGCGCCTCGGCGCAGGTCATGGCCGACGGCCTTGACGTCATCCTCGGTGACGAGCAGGTCAAGTCCGTGTTCGTGAACGTCTTCGGCGGCATTACCTCGTGCGACGCAGTCGCCAACGGCATCAAGGGCGCTCTCGAGCTCCTCGGTGACAACGCCACGAAGCCGCTGGTCGTACGTCTCGACGGCAACAACGTCGACGAAGGCCGCGCGATCCTCAACGAGCTCAACCACCCGCTCGTGACCCAGGTCGAGACCATGGACGGCGCTGCCGACCGGGCTGCCCAGTTCGCACACGAAGGAGCCTGA
- a CDS encoding PspC domain-containing protein: MTPISASPYRRAYRPADRRLVGGVATGLADHLGVGVLYVRLAFVVATWLSGVGIIAYLLLWRFLPLRQPELTPGLEAATRQGLRTNPNRPGSAEILQTLAIGMVGVGVLLFLQVTGRGISDALVGPALVAVIGLTVIWRQFDDVAWRRWMRQTSGIGFAVRIAAGGVLIALAALYFLTQERGWGAMVDLAAALGIALIGLALILGPWITKLLGDLTEERRALVRSQERADVAAHLHDSVLQTLALLQKNAGDQAAVATLARRQERELRAWLYGTDEQAGDSLVAALRASAADVEDAHQVPVEVIAVGDAALDPDVSAVAKAAREAMINAAKHAKVDRIDVYAEANKETVQVFVRDRGVGFNVDKIAEDRMGVRGSIVDRVERHGGTVTIRSKRGQGTEVAMTVPVRDADHVFEETSS; encoded by the coding sequence GTGACCCCCATCAGCGCGAGCCCCTATCGCCGTGCCTACCGACCGGCAGACCGCCGGCTGGTGGGCGGTGTAGCGACCGGTCTCGCCGATCACCTCGGAGTCGGGGTTCTCTATGTCAGGCTCGCGTTCGTCGTGGCGACCTGGCTCAGCGGCGTCGGCATCATCGCCTACTTGCTGCTGTGGCGCTTCCTGCCGCTGCGCCAGCCCGAGCTGACTCCGGGCCTCGAGGCGGCCACCCGACAGGGACTGCGTACGAATCCCAACCGTCCCGGTTCAGCCGAGATCCTTCAGACCCTGGCCATCGGCATGGTCGGTGTTGGAGTACTGCTGTTCCTCCAGGTCACCGGACGCGGCATCAGCGATGCCCTGGTCGGTCCCGCTTTGGTTGCGGTCATCGGCCTGACCGTCATCTGGCGCCAGTTCGACGATGTCGCCTGGCGGCGCTGGATGCGGCAGACCAGCGGGATTGGCTTTGCCGTACGCATCGCTGCAGGTGGCGTACTGATCGCGCTTGCCGCTCTCTACTTCTTGACGCAAGAGCGCGGCTGGGGCGCCATGGTTGACCTCGCCGCTGCACTGGGTATCGCCCTGATCGGTCTCGCACTGATCCTCGGCCCGTGGATCACCAAGTTGCTTGGCGACCTGACTGAGGAGCGTCGGGCGCTCGTACGTTCCCAGGAGCGCGCAGATGTTGCGGCGCACCTGCACGACTCCGTGCTCCAGACCCTGGCGCTACTGCAGAAGAACGCGGGCGACCAGGCCGCCGTCGCCACACTGGCCCGACGTCAGGAGCGCGAGCTGCGCGCGTGGCTGTACGGCACGGACGAGCAGGCCGGTGACTCACTGGTCGCGGCACTGCGTGCATCAGCGGCTGACGTCGAGGACGCCCACCAGGTACCCGTCGAAGTCATCGCCGTGGGCGACGCCGCGCTCGACCCCGATGTCAGCGCAGTCGCCAAGGCCGCGCGCGAAGCGATGATCAACGCCGCCAAACACGCCAAGGTCGACCGCATCGACGTCTACGCCGAAGCCAACAAAGAGACCGTCCAGGTATTCGTTCGTGATCGTGGAGTCGGCTTCAACGTCGACAAGATCGCCGAGGACCGTATGGGCGTGCGCGGCTCGATCGTCGATCGGGTCGAGCGCCACGGGGGTACCGTGACGATCCGCAGCAAGCGCGGCCAAGGCACCGAGGTCGCGATGACCGTGCCTGTACGCGACGCCGACCACGTATTCGAGGAGACCAGTTCATGA
- a CDS encoding response regulator transcription factor, whose protein sequence is MTTLRVAIVDDHAMFRRGVRAEIDGPVEIVAEAEDVESAVEVLVETKPDVVLLDVHMPGGGGLEVIRRLHLRHPDMKFLALSVSDAAEDVIGIIRAGARGYVTKNISGPELLDAIDRVAAGDAVFSPRLAGFVLDAFAGTIEVAQIDEDFDRLTEREREVMRLIARGYAYKEVAKELFISIKTVETHVSSVLRKLQLSSRHELTRWANDRRLI, encoded by the coding sequence ATGACCACCCTGCGCGTCGCGATCGTCGACGACCACGCGATGTTCCGGCGCGGAGTCCGTGCCGAGATCGACGGACCCGTCGAGATCGTCGCCGAGGCCGAGGACGTCGAGAGCGCCGTCGAGGTGTTGGTCGAGACCAAGCCGGACGTGGTGCTGCTCGATGTGCACATGCCGGGCGGGGGAGGGCTTGAGGTCATTCGACGTCTGCACCTTCGCCATCCCGACATGAAATTCCTCGCCTTGTCGGTCAGCGACGCTGCCGAGGACGTCATTGGGATCATCCGCGCCGGTGCCCGTGGCTATGTCACCAAGAACATCTCCGGACCCGAGCTGCTCGATGCGATCGACCGCGTCGCCGCTGGTGACGCGGTGTTTTCGCCGCGGCTCGCCGGATTCGTGCTGGACGCTTTCGCTGGCACGATTGAGGTCGCCCAGATCGACGAGGACTTCGATCGGCTCACTGAGCGCGAGCGCGAGGTCATGCGTCTCATCGCCCGTGGCTACGCGTACAAGGAAGTTGCCAAGGAACTCTTCATCTCAATCAAGACGGTCGAGACCCACGTGTCGAGCGTGCTGCGCAAGCTCCAGCTTTCGAGCCGTCACGAGCTGACGCGTTGGGCGAACGATCGTCGCCTCATCTAG
- the zwf gene encoding glucose-6-phosphate dehydrogenase yields the protein MNESHLIVLFGATGDLARRKLLPGLMHLLQSGLVPDSRIIGVSLDEFDDESFRAFAEEACREFSPRKVKDEQWTAFARKLSYVNVKDGAEVLAKAAKLHEDELGGSPRRLHYLSVPPKAALDVVHTLRDADLVERARIIMEKPFGTDLASAKSLNSQIHEVFSEDQIFRIDHFLGKEAALNILAFRFANGLFEPIWNRNFIDHVQIDVPETLSLEGRSGFYEGTGAFKDMVVTHLFQVLAFMAMEPPTSLDSDSISEEKNKVFRSMLPLDPKHVVRGQYDGYRDEPGVAADSETETFVALKAEIDNWRWAGVPFFLRTGKKMAEGARIISIAFREPPKSMFPSGSGVGLSGPDHLTFDLADSSKMSLSFYGKRPGPGMRLDKLSMQFAMHETERAGDVLEAYERLIHDAMRGERTLFTTAEGIERLWEISEPLLNDPPPVRPYPSATWGPNAVHQLIAPRAWRLPFERSWRKPNTMAE from the coding sequence GTGAACGAGTCTCATCTGATCGTGCTCTTCGGCGCCACGGGCGACCTTGCCCGTCGCAAGCTGTTGCCCGGGCTGATGCATTTGCTGCAGTCAGGACTCGTACCGGACTCGCGCATCATCGGCGTCTCGCTCGACGAGTTCGACGACGAGTCGTTCCGCGCCTTCGCGGAGGAGGCCTGCCGCGAGTTCAGCCCGCGCAAGGTCAAGGACGAGCAGTGGACGGCCTTCGCGCGCAAGCTGTCGTACGTCAACGTGAAGGACGGCGCTGAGGTGCTCGCCAAAGCGGCGAAGCTGCACGAGGACGAGCTCGGCGGCAGCCCGCGACGCCTGCACTACCTGAGCGTTCCGCCCAAGGCTGCGCTCGACGTCGTACACACGCTGCGAGACGCCGACCTAGTCGAGCGGGCGCGAATCATCATGGAGAAACCGTTCGGCACGGACCTCGCCAGCGCCAAGTCACTCAACTCACAGATCCACGAAGTGTTCTCGGAGGACCAGATCTTCCGAATCGATCACTTCCTCGGCAAGGAAGCCGCGCTCAACATTCTGGCGTTCCGCTTCGCCAACGGACTTTTCGAGCCGATCTGGAACCGAAACTTCATCGACCACGTGCAGATCGACGTGCCCGAGACACTGTCACTCGAGGGGCGCTCCGGGTTCTACGAAGGCACCGGCGCCTTCAAGGACATGGTCGTGACGCACCTGTTCCAGGTACTCGCGTTCATGGCGATGGAGCCGCCAACATCGCTGGACTCCGACTCGATCAGCGAGGAGAAGAACAAGGTCTTCCGCTCGATGCTGCCGCTCGACCCGAAACACGTCGTACGCGGTCAGTACGACGGCTACCGCGACGAGCCGGGAGTGGCCGCAGACTCTGAGACCGAGACGTTCGTGGCGCTGAAGGCCGAGATCGACAACTGGCGCTGGGCCGGAGTGCCGTTCTTCTTGCGTACGGGCAAGAAGATGGCCGAGGGGGCGCGCATCATCTCGATCGCCTTCCGCGAGCCACCCAAGAGCATGTTCCCGAGTGGCTCGGGTGTCGGCCTTTCCGGCCCGGATCACCTGACGTTCGACCTCGCCGACTCGTCGAAGATGTCGCTCTCGTTCTATGGCAAGCGCCCGGGCCCAGGCATGCGGCTCGACAAACTCAGCATGCAGTTCGCAATGCACGAGACCGAGCGGGCAGGCGATGTGCTCGAGGCGTACGAGCGGCTGATCCACGACGCAATGCGTGGTGAGCGGACGCTCTTCACGACAGCCGAGGGCATTGAGCGGTTGTGGGAGATCTCCGAGCCGTTGCTGAACGACCCGCCACCCGTACGGCCCTATCCGTCGGCGACCTGGGGTCCCAACGCAGTGCACCAGCTCATCGCGCCTCGGGCGTGGCGTCTGCCGTTCGAGCGCAGTTGGCGCAAGCCCAACACGATGGCCGAATAG
- a CDS encoding PspC domain-containing protein: MNDTQEAPRATGPDDEFDPHKLRTIADVKRSTEDRWVAGVCSGVAKYLNIDPVIVRIVIAVLTIVGAGAILYGAAWLLLPSDDADKSIAAGWFKLDDNEEQVRKIGLVAAGVIAAFSVLGSHGDWWWGTGWLLVPLAALYYFFVVRPRKGDREAIKAQVMAEMPTTEKITAEVQAKIDKKVAEKIAHARQRKSKALPLLTLSLIAIGVASTRIYADTHDVNWTTYVAVALAITGIGLVIGTFWGYGGPLIFLGIVLGLVLAIGSALPHGRVGEQRPDPTTADGVQARYEHGIGLLELDLTGVSDPTELLGRTIALDAGIGETRVIVPDGLNVEVDAEMDLGEISVFGRKDHGQDAQVNTAATGKGEALTIKIDQRVGNVEVVRS; the protein is encoded by the coding sequence ATGAATGACACACAAGAAGCGCCTCGCGCTACCGGACCGGACGACGAGTTCGATCCGCACAAGCTGCGCACCATCGCTGACGTCAAGCGATCCACCGAAGACCGTTGGGTTGCCGGTGTGTGCTCGGGCGTTGCCAAGTACCTGAACATCGACCCCGTCATCGTGCGCATCGTCATCGCCGTGCTCACGATCGTCGGCGCCGGCGCCATCCTGTACGGCGCAGCATGGCTGCTGCTGCCGTCCGACGACGCAGACAAGAGCATCGCCGCCGGCTGGTTCAAGCTCGACGACAACGAGGAGCAGGTCCGCAAGATCGGACTGGTCGCCGCCGGCGTCATCGCCGCCTTCTCGGTTCTCGGAAGCCACGGCGACTGGTGGTGGGGCACCGGCTGGCTGCTCGTCCCGCTGGCAGCGCTCTACTACTTCTTCGTCGTACGGCCGCGCAAGGGTGACCGAGAGGCCATCAAGGCACAGGTCATGGCCGAGATGCCGACCACCGAGAAGATCACCGCTGAGGTCCAAGCCAAGATCGACAAGAAGGTCGCCGAGAAGATCGCGCACGCTCGGCAGCGCAAGTCCAAGGCTCTGCCGCTGCTCACGCTGTCACTCATCGCGATCGGTGTCGCATCGACCCGCATCTACGCCGACACACACGACGTCAACTGGACGACGTATGTCGCGGTCGCCCTCGCCATCACCGGCATCGGCCTCGTGATCGGGACGTTCTGGGGATACGGCGGTCCGCTGATCTTCCTGGGCATCGTCCTGGGTCTTGTACTCGCGATTGGCTCGGCGTTGCCCCACGGCCGTGTTGGAGAGCAGCGGCCCGACCCGACAACCGCCGACGGTGTCCAAGCGCGATACGAACACGGCATCGGCTTGCTCGAGCTGGATCTCACCGGTGTCTCCGATCCCACCGAACTGCTCGGTCGGACGATTGCCCTCGACGCCGGAATCGGAGAGACCAGGGTCATCGTCCCCGACGGCCTGAACGTCGAGGTCGACGCTGAGATGGATCTTGGCGAGATCTCGGTGTTCGGACGCAAGGATCATGGCCAGGACGCTCAGGTCAACACTGCGGCAACCGGCAAGGGCGAGGCCCTGACAATCAAGATCGACCAGCGAGTCGGCAACGT